The Cryobacterium roopkundense sequence ACGGACGGATCGGCAACGCTCGCGGCCTGTTGACTGCGGTAGGTGCGCAGATCGAGCATCGAGACGCTGGCGAGCGTGCCGAAGGAGAAACGACGGTACAGCTGGCCGCGGGGTTCAAAACGCACGGGCATCCACTCGGCGTAGGCCTGTTGGGAAGCGGCCTGCCGCGCGCTCCACGCGCCCTCCACGCCCTCCGTGTGATTCTCCGCTCCCCCTGACCATGCGTCGTTGGCGAACTCGTGGTCATCCCACGTCACGATGAACCCTACTGCAGCGTGCAGGGCCTGCAGATCGGGGTCCTGCTTGTACTGCGCGTGGCGACGGCGATAGTGCTCCAACGTGGTCATCTCGATCGCGGGATCGTGAGGTCGCACGACCACGTCGCGCGCCTGGTACTCGCCTGGCGCGTATTCGTACAGGTAGTCGCCGAGGTGCAGAACCACGTCGAGGTCGCCACGGTCCGCCAAATGCCGGTAGGCGGTGAAATAACCGGCCTGCAGGTTGGCGCACGAGACGATGCCGATACGGAGACGGTCGATGCGGGTGTCTGCCGCGGGGGCGGTGCGGGTGCGGCCCGTGGCCGATTGCGCCCCGGCACACCGGAATCGATACCAGTAGTTCGTGCCCGGATTCAGGCCCGCCACGGCAACCTTGACGGTGTGGTCACGTTCCGGGCCGGTCGGCGTCTGCCCTCGTGCGGTGATGCGCTGGAACCCCGAGTCCTCCGCGACCTCCCAGTCCACGGCCACGGCAGGCCCTACTCCGGAACCGGGGATCGCTGCGAGGGTCGGCGTCACCCGGGTCCACAGCAGCACGCCGTCGGGAAGGGGATCACCGGATGCCACACCGTGGTGGAATCCGGTGGAATCCCGTCCCGTCAGTGTCGCCGCACGGGCCGGGCCGTTGCCCGCTGACGCGGTCGCGGCGCCCGCAAGGATGAATACGCCGGCGGAAAACAGGTCGCGTCGGGTGAAAGAATTCATGCCCCCAGTATGGGGGGCTCCGTGGTTTCCCCCTGACGAACGAAGCCTTTGTTCACCGGCTGTTCAGCTCGCTCTGACCTCGAATTTCCCGACAAACGAAGAAGACCCAGCCGAGGATTCCGACGAGGCAGATCCGTTCGGCGAGCCCGAGCATGCCCGGGGCCGCCACGATGGTCAGGCCGAGAAAAGCGAGGCCGGCCAGGCCCACGGCGGTAAAACCGACTGCAGCGCCGCGGCCGCCGGACAGCGATCCGCTGCGCCAGAGCCATCCCGTCAGCGTCGTGATTCCCGCCAAAGCCGCCAGGAATCCGACGGTCGCGACAGTGAGATGTACGGCTCCCGCAGCCGTGTGGGCGACCAGTCCTGCTTCACCATCGGGGTGAACGTCCGTGGGGAAAAAGGCGAGCACGGCCGAACACAGTCCGCCGAACCCGAACAACACCAGCCCCGATCGGCGCAGCGGTCCGCCTCCGGTCAGCCCTGCGAGCGCCCCTACGGCACACGCGGAGGTCACGGCCCTGCCCAGAAAGTTGACGTTCATGATCCACCCGAATGGGCCGACGGCGAGGTTGCTTTCAGCGTCGCTTATCGGGCTGTAGTGCGGGGGAAGGAATTGCAACACGGTATCGACGACCGCGTACCCGGCCGCACCGATCATGGCGGCCGTGGCGTATGTTCGTCGGCTGATTCTCGGCACGGACAACCTTTCCGGGATGACCTTCCCGTTCCTTAAAAGAAAGGACGGGACCGATCTCGTGAATCGGCCCCGCCCCTGTGGTTGTGCTGGCTAGCGGGCTGCTTCGCCGTCTACGTAGTCGTCGTCGTTCGATGCGTTCCAGGAGAAGAGCTTGCGCAGCTCGCGGCCGGTGGCCTCGATCGGGTGCTCTTCGCCCTTCTTGCGCAGCGCGAGGAACTCGGGTGCTCCGGCGTCCTGGTCCTTGATGAAGCGCTCGGCGAACGCGCCGTTCTGGATGTCGGCGAGAACGGCCTTCATGTTCTCCTTGACGCTGGGGTCGATGACGCGGGGGCCGGAGACGTAGTCGCCGTACTCTGCCGTGTCGGAGACGCTCCAGCGCTGCTTGGCGATGCCGCCCTCCCACATAAGGTCCACGATGAGCTTGAGTTCGTGCAGAACCTCGAAGTAGGCCACCTGCGGCTGGTAGCCGGCCTCGGTGAGAACCTCGAAGCCGTACTGGATGAGCTGCGAGGCGCCGCCGCAGAGAACTGCCTGCTCGCCGAAGAGGTCGGTCTCGGTCTCTTCGGTGAACGTGGTCTTGATGCCGGCGGCACGCAGGCCACCGATCGCTTTGGCGTAGCTGAGCGTGAGCGGCCAGGCGTTGCCGGACGCATCCTTCTCGACGGCGACGATCACGGGAACGCCGCGACCGGCTTCGAACTCGCGGCGCACGGTGTGCCCAGGTCCCTTGGGAGCGACCATGACGACGTCGACGCCCTCGGGAGCCTCGATGTAACCGAAGCGGATGTTGAAACCGTGTCCGAAGACGAGAGCCTTGCCGTCAGCGAGGTTGGGGAGCACGTCGTCGGCGTAGAGGTGGCGCTGAACCTGGTCGGGAGCGAGGATGACAATGACGTCGGCCCAGGCCGCGGCATCCGCTGTGCTGAGCACGGAGAATCCGGCCTCTTCGGCCTTCGCGATGGACTTCGAGCCGGCCTTCAGACCGATTTTGACCTCGACACCCGAGTCGCGCAGGTTCTGCGCGTGGGCGTGTCCCTGTGAGCCGTAGCCAATGACGGCCACCTTCTTGCCCTGGATGATCGACAGGTCGGCGTCTTTGTCGTAGTAAATCTCAGACACGTGTGGTTCTCCTTGTGGTGTTGGTCGTTTTGCGTGAAGCAGGGTCAGTTTTTGAAGACTCGTTCGGTGATGGATTTGGAACCGCGGCCGATCGCGAGGAGGCCCGACTGGGCGAGCTCGCGAATGCCGTACGGCTCCAACACCCGAAGCAGGGCCTGGGTCTTGCCGGTGTCACCCGTGACCTCGATCACGATGGCATCCGTCGACACGTCGACAACGCGGGCTCTGAACAGGGTGACGGCTTCGAGCACCTGGGAACGCGTGACGTTGTCGACGCGCACCTTGATGAGCAGGTGCTCGCGCTGAACGGATTGCGAGAAGTCCAGCTCGACGATCTTGATGACGTTGATGAGCTTGTTGAGCTGCTTCGTCACCTGTTCGAGCGGAACGTCTTCGACGTCGACGGCGATCGTGATGCGGGACAGGCCCTTGATCTCGCTGTGGCCAACGGCGAGGCTCTCGATGTTGAAACCCCGGCGAGCGAACAGACCTGCCACTCGGGTGAGGAGGCCGGGCTTGTCTTCGACGAGCAGGCTCAGAACGTGACTCGTCATGGTTATTCGTCTCCCCAGGTCGGTGCGTGCTCTTTGGCGTACTGCACATAGCTGTTGCTGACGCCTTGCGGCACCATCGGCCAGACCATGGCATCCCGGCTGACCACGAAGTCGATCACAACGGGGCGGTCATTGGTGGCGAGGGCGAGCTTGATCGCGTCATCGACCTGGTCGGCGCTCGTGACACGAATGCCGAGGGCACCGTAGGCGTCAGCCAGCTTCACGAAGTCGGGCACCATCGCGGTGCCGTGTCCGGTGTTCAGATCGGTGAACGAGTGACGTCCGTCGTAGAACAGGGACTGCCACTGCCGCACCATGCCGAGCGACGAGTTATTGATGATCGCGACCTTGATCGGGATGTTATTGATCGTGCAGGTGGCCAGCTCCTGGTTGGTCATCTGGAAACATCCGTCGCCGTCGATCGACCAGACCACACGGTCGGGGTTGGCGACCTTGGCGCCCATAGCTGCCGGAACCGAGTAACCCATCGTTCCTGCGCCGCCCGAGTTCAGCCACGAGTTGGGACGTTCGTACTTGATGTACTGGGCCGCCCACATCTGATGCTGGCCCACCCCGGCGGCATAGACGGCTTCCGGCCCCGTAAGTTCGCCGATGCGTTTGATCACGAACTGCGGTGCGAGCAGTCCGTCGGCCGGTTCCGAATAGCCGAGCGGGAATTCTTCCCGCAGGCCATTGAGGTAGGTCCACCACTCGGTGGTGTTCCGCTCGGTTCCCGCCGCGGCCTCGGTGTAGGCAACGGTCAGGTCAGCGATGACGTCCTTGGCATCGCCGACAATGGGCACATCGGCCATTCGGATCTTGGAGATCTCCGCCGGGTCAACGTCAACGTGTACGATCTTCGCGTTCGGCGCGAATTCCGAAATCTTGCCGGTCACCCGGTCATCGAAACGAGCCCCGAGGGAGATGATGAGGTCCGCCTCCTGCAGTGCCAACACTGCCGGCACGGTTCCGTGCATTCCCGGCATCCCCAAATGCTGCTTGTGAGAGTCGGGGAACGCCCCCCGGGCCATCAGGGTCGTCACGACCGGCACGCCCGTCTTCTCCGCAAGCTCGAGCAGCTCGGCAGAAGCGTGCGCCCGGATGACGCCGCCGCCAACGTACAGCACTGGCTTGCTGGCCGACGCCAACAGTGCCGCGGCAGCCTGTACCTGCTTGCCGTGCGCTTTCGTGATCGGTCGGTAGCCCGGCAAGTCGAGCTTCGGCGGCCAGATGAACGGCGCGACGTTCTGCTGGGCGTCCTTGGTGATGTCCACGAGCACGGGGCCGGGACGACCGGTCGACGCGATGTGGTACGCAGCGGCGATGGCCGCCGGGATGTCCTCTGGCACGCGAACGAGGAAGGAATGCTTGGTGATCGGCATCGTGATTCCCACGATGTCAGCCTCCTGAAAGGCATCCGTTCCCATCGACGTGGAGAAGACCTGACCGGTGATGCAGACGATCGGTACCGAGTCCATGTAGGCGTCGGCGATGGCCGTCACGAGGTTCGTCGCCCCGGGACCTGACGTCGCAATCGCGACCCCCACACGGCCCGTGGACGAGGCATAACCCTGCGCGGCGTGGCCGGCACCCTGCTCATGGCGAACCAGGATGTGCCGGATTTTGGTCTGCGTCATCAGCTCGTCGTAGAGCGGGATGACAGCGCCACCGGGAATGCCGAAAACGTCCGTCACACCGAGAAGTTCGAGCGTGCGGATGATCGCGCCCGACCCCGTGAGCATCTCGGGTTCGCTGTCGGACCCCACGTTCGACAGCGAAGCGGTGGGCAGTGGAGCAGAGGGCACGGGAGAGGATTCCGTGGTCATAAGAGGTCTAGTCCCTACGTCGGTAACGAATAGTGAAACTGATTAGCCCGTGATGGCACCTTCGGCGGCGGAGTGCACGAGTTTTGCGTACTTCGCGAGTACGCCACGGGTGTAGCGGGGAGGCAGCGGTGCCCAGCCGTTGCGGCGGGCGTCCAGCTCTGCAGTAGCGACCAGTAGGTCAAGCGTGCGAGCTGCGATATCGACCCGTATCAGATCACCATCGCGCACGAAGGCGATGGGACCTGCGTCCACCGCTTCGGGTGCTATGTGGCCGATGCACAGTCCGGTTGTGCCGCCTGAGAATCGTCCGTCCGTTAATAGTAGTACATCCTTGCCGAGCCCGGCACCCTTGATGGCGGCGGTGATCGACAGCATCTCCCGCATACCCGGCCCCCCCTTGGGGCCTTCGTAGCGGATGACGACGACGTCGCCCTTGTGGATTTGTCCCTCGGTGAGAGCATCCATCGCGGCGCGCTCGCGTTCGAACACCCGGGCAGGACCCTCAAAGATCGAGGCGTCGAAACCGGCGGTCTTCACGACGGCGCCTTCCGGGGCGAACGAGCCCTTCAGAATCGTAATTCCGCCGCTCGCGTGGATCGGGTTGTCGAGGGTGCGTAGCACCTCACCGTCGAGGGCGGGCGGGTCGATTTCGGCGAGGTTCTCTGCCACGGTCTTGCCCGTCACGGTGAGGGCGTCTCCATGGATGAGGCCGGCCTCGAGCAGCGCGCGCATCACGGCAGGCACACCGCCCTGGCGGTCGACGTCGTTCATCACGTACTTGCCGAACGGCTTGAGGTCTCCGATGTGCGGCACCTTGTCGCCGATGCGGTTGAAGTCGTCGAGATCGAGTTCGACCTCCGCCTCGCGGGCGATCGCGAGCAGGTGCAGCACGACGTTGGTAGAGCCGCCGAAGGCCATCGCGACGGCGATCGCATTCTCGAAGGCCTTGCGGGTGAGGATGTCGCGGGCGGTGATGCCCAGGCGAAGCATATTGACGACGGCCTCGCCCGAGCGGTGCGCGAAATAATCCCGGCGACGGTCAGCGGAAGCCGGCGAGGCCGAGCCCGGCAGGCTCATGCCGAGGGCCTCGGCAACACTCGCCATCGTGTTGGCTGTGTACATGCCGCCGCAGGCACCCTCGCCGGGAGCGAAGGCGCACTCGATGCGCTTGGCATCTTCGACGCTCATCCGGCCGGCCTTCACCGCACCGACCGCTTCGAAGGAATCGATGATGGTGATGGCTTTTTCGGTGCCGTCCGACAGCTTCACCCAGCCGGGAGCGATCGAACCGGCGTAGAGGAACACACTTGCGAGGTCCAGGCGCGCGGCGGCCATCAGCATGCCGGGCAGGGACTTGTCGCAGCCCGCCAGCAGCACGGAACCGTCGAGGCGTTCGGCCTGCATGACGACCTCGACGGAGTCGGCGATGACCTCCCGGGAGACGAGGGAGAAGTGCATGCCCTCGTGGCCCATAGAGATACCGTCGGAGACTGAGATCGTGCCGAACTGCAGCGGGTAACCCCCTCCGGAGTGCACGCCCTCCTTGGCCGCCTGGGCGAGCCGGTCGAGCGACAGGTTGCACGGCGTGATCTCGTTCCAGGAGCTGGCGATACCGATCTGCGGTTTGTCCCAGTCGTCGTCTCCCATACCGACGGCACGAAGCATTCCACGCGAGGTGGTGGCTTCGATCCCGTCGGTAACGTCGCGGCTACGGGGCTTCAGATCGATCTCAGACATAGTCAGAGTCTAGGACAAACGGGCACGTCACCGATTCGTCGCCTCGCGAGCTTCCGCCACCAGGGTGAGCAGTTGTGTGACTTCGGCCGGGCTGCGAACCCGGTAGCCGGCGAGCGTCGGACCGAGGCCGATTTTCACTCCCACGTCCTTGTCGCGAAGAACGGCGAAGGCGTCTTCGTCGGTGACGTCGTCACCCGCGTAGAGCATACGGTCGGCTCCAGTGTGTGCACGCAGCAGTTCAATGGCCTGACCCTTGGTGACGGAGCGCACCGAGAATTCCAGCACGTTCTTGCCATCACGCACGGTGAGTCCTGGAAGCTCTTCACCCAGTTGACGCCGTGCCTCAGATTGCGCGGCCACGGCTCCCTCCGCGCTCGCCAGCCGGGTGTGCAGGGCGATGCCGGCCGGCTTGCGCTCAACGGATGTGCCGTCGACCGATTCGGAGATGGCTTCCAGAATGCGCCCCAGGGTGTCGAGCTGCTGCAGTTCCTCCGAGACCAAATTGAGTTCGATACCCGGGGTGTCGAGCTGAATTTCGATACCATGCGATCCCGTCAACAGCACGCCGTTCTGAGGATCGGCGACGTGCCGGAGACTCACGAGCGCCCGTCCGGAGACGAAGGCAACACGAACGCCCGGCAGGTCGAGCAGTCGCTGCACGGCTTCCCGGGTGCCGGCGATGGCCCTGGCATCATCCGGCTTGTCGACGTGAGGGGCGAGAGTGCCGTCGAAGTCCAGTGCGACGAGCAACGTATCGGCGGTCACAAGCTCGTGGATGCTGGTGCGCAGATCGTCCGGCATCCCGGCTTGGACGGCCGCTCCCCCGGTGAGAGCGCGCAGGAAGGATGCCGACCAGGCTGCCACGTCGCGGTCGAAGACTTTGCGACGTAGGGAACGCATGCGGCGGGTGCGATCGCGACGGGGCATCTCGACGGCCGTCACGATCGCATCCTTCGTGCCCTCGATGTCGTGGGGGTTGATGAGGATGGCCTGTTTGAGTTCGTCGGCCGCGCCGGCGAACTCACTGAGCACGAGCACCCCGTCGCCGTCGAAGCGCACGGCCACGTACTCCTTCGCCACGAGGTTCATGCCATCGCGCAGGGCCGTGACGAGCATCACGTCCGCCGCGAGGTACATGGCGACCATTTCTTCGCGGGGGTAGCCGTGGTGGTGGTAGCTGATGGCCGTGTGGCTGATGGTCGAGAAATCGCCGTTCAACCGTCCGACGGCGAGTTCGATCTCGTCGCGCAGGGCCATGTACGTTCCGACCCGTTCTCGAGACGGGCTGGCGATCTGCACGAGCGTGACGTCTTCGACGCTCAGTCGTCCGTCGGCGAGGAGCTCGCCGAAGGCCTTGATCCGATGCCCGATGCCCTTGGTGTAGTCGAGCCGGTCGACACCCAACATCAGGGTCTTGGGATTGCCGAGGTCGTCCCTGATCTGGCGGGCCCTGGCCTGCACTTCAGGTCGACGGGCAATCTCCTCGTAACCAGCGGCATCAATGGAAATGGGAAAATGCTTGGCGACCACACGGCGCGTGCCCCCGTCTTCCGCGGGCACATCGATGACGACGCCTCTGGTGGGAAATCCGAACAGACGCCGCACGGCCTGAGAGAAATTGCCGGCGTCGGCTACTCGCTGAAAGCCGATGACATCCGCGCCGAGAAGCCCATGCAGTATCTGTTTGCGCCACGGCAGCTGGGCATAAATGCCATAGGGCGGAAACGGGATGTGGTTGAAGAATCCGATCACGAGGTCGGGGCGAGCATCGCGCAGCATCCGCGGCACGAGCTGAAGTTGATAGTCGTGCACCCACACTGTCGCGCCAGGGGCGGCCGCCCTCATCGCCGCGTCCGCGAAACGGCGGTTGACAGCGACGTAGGCGTCCCACGTTTCACGGTGAAAACTCGGCGGGGCGATCACGTCATGGTAGAGCGGCCAGAGCGTGTCGTTGGAGAATCCCTCGTAGTATTCCTCCAGCTCCTGCTCGCTCAGCCGCACTGGGATCAGCGACATTCCGTCGTTCTCAAACGGCTCGAAATGCCGGTCTGCCACCCCTGGCCAGCCCACCCAGGCCCCGCCGGACGTGCGCATAAGCGGTTCCAGAGCCGTGACCAGACCTCCGGGAGATGTGCGCCACGCGGTGGTGCCGTCTGCGGCTTCGTCGAAGTCCACCGGGAGTCGGTTGGACACGACCACAAAGGTGAAGGTGCCGACGGGAGCGCTGGGGGCGGTGGCGGCTGGCTGGGCGATGTCGGCTGAGGGAGAAATGAGGCGTCCGTTCCGGGTGCACCCGAGGTGCACGCCTGTGCTGCATTCGACAGGATATCAGGATGCCCGTGAATGGCTGATGGGGAGGGCGTTTGAGATCGACTCGGCGAGGGAGAGCATCTCCCGGCGTGCGATGACGGAGGGGATTCACCGCGAAGGGTCAGGGCGGGTACTGTTGGCGCCGGAGGCCCTCATGCGAAAGTTCATTTTCAGTAGTGCCATGATCGGCGTGCTTGCCGGCGGATGGAACACCCTTCAGGCGACCCGTAACGGTCCCCGCGACTGGCGTCTGGTGATGTTGTGGCTCGGGTGGGCGCTCAGCGCCGCCGTTGCCGTCGGCACCGTGATCGAAGACGCAAATAAACGTCGAATTGAGGAATGACCCGCTGAGTTTCGGCGTGTCCGGCCGGGGAGAACAGTGCTTGTCGTCGAGACTATCTCTAGAGCAGTGTTCCGCCTGAAAGGGGCTTCAGATGTTTGGTCGTCGACGTCGTGTCGCAGCCGCAATTCCGGCACCCGCGCCCGAGCTGAGTGACGAGCAAATTCTGCAACTCCTGCACGGCAAACTCGCTGACCTGGTCGGCGTCAACGGGCTGTGGACTCTCGTGCCCCGCCGCTCCGACGACACTGACGTGATTTTTCACGGCCTGAAGTCCGAACAGATCGCGACGGATCTGGCGCTCACGCTGCGTGCGGCCAAGGCGGCTCTCGGCAGCGCACCCGCCGACGTGGTTGTGGCAGCGCCGGCCAAGCGGCCGTCGAAGGTCCGTGCAGCCACTGTGCTGGTCGATACCGCTGTGCCTATCGATACCGTTATCGAGCCCACGGCACTCTCGTGGACTCCCGGTCCGATCTCCGTCTGGGCGGAACCCGAACGCGCGACCGTCACCGGTCCGGTTCAGGTGCCCGTCCAGGCAGGCGCAGCCCAGGCTAAACTCGTCGCCTGAGGCACTCGCCCTGCACCCCTGACATCATGGTCTGATGGCACTCAACATCGAGGACTACGCCCTCATCAGCGACTGCCATACGGCCGCGCTCGTGGGGTGTGACGGCAGCATCGATTGGCTCTGCCTGCCGCGGTACGATTCCGCCTCGATGTTCGGCGCCCTGCTCGGCACCGAGGACCACGGTCGTTGGATGCTCGCCCCCACCGATGCGAACGCCACCTGCACGCGCTCGTACGTGGACGAAACGTTTATCCTGTCCACCGTCTGGACCACCAAGGACGGCAGCGTCGAGGTTCTCGATTTCATGCCCCACGGCGACAAGCGAGCCGACCTCGTGCGCCGGGTTCGAGGGATCACCGGGACCGTACATATGCAACAGGACCTGCGCATGCGATTCGGCTATGGCTCGACCATCCCCTGGGTGCGGCAGCTCAGGAATGAAGATGTTCACGGGCTGATCGCCGTGGCGGGTCCTGACGCAGTCGTCATCCGGGGCCCACGGCTGCACGCCGCTGATCATCGGCACTCGTCGACTTTCACTGTCTCCACGGATGAAATCGTCGACATCGAGATGACCTGGTATCGCTCGGAGCGGAGCATACCCCCTGCAGTCGACATCGACGCGGTGCTGAAAGCAACGGCCGAATGGTGGACCGGCTGGGCTGTCTGCTGTACCCACCAGGGCCCGTACCACGACGCGGTTGTGCGCTCCATGCTCGTGCTGCGGGCACTGACGCACGAGGACACCGGCGGCATCGTGGCCGCAGCGACGACCTCGCTTCCGGAGGAATTCGGTGGCTCCCGCAACTGGGACTACCGCTACGTGTGGCTTCGCGACGCGTCGCTCACCCTCGAAGTTCTGCTGTCACACGGCTACGAAAACGAGGCAGAAGGCTGGCGGGCCTGGCTGCTGCGCGCGATCGCCGGCGACCCGAACGACGTTCAAATCATGTACGGGCTCTCGGGCGAACGGGATCTGCCCGAGCGTGAACTCACGAGTCTGCCCGGTTACCGGGGAGCCGGCCCGGTACGTGTGGGCAACGGCGCCGTCAGCCAGTTTCAGTCGGACGTCATCGGTGAGGTCATGGTGGCCCTTCACGCCGCCCGGATCGCCGGGGTCGGCGAGACTGAATTCTCCTGGCCTCTGCAACGTTCCCTGATGCATTTTCTCGAGGAGAATTGGCGCCGCCCCGACCAGGGCATCTGGGAGGTCCGCGGACCGGCCCGGGAGTTCACGCACTCCAGGGTGATGGTGTGGGCAGCGTTCGACCGCGCGGTGCGGGGAATCACCGAGTTCGGTCTGGACGGCCCGCTGGAAAAGTGGACAGCCCTGCGCGATGAGGTGCGGCGCGACATCGAACTCCGGGGCTTCAGCACGGCGCGCAACAGTTACACGCAATCGTTCGGCGGCACTGAAGTGGATGCCTCCCTCCTTGTCCTCGCGCAGGTGGGCTTTTGCGAGCCCACCGATGCGCGCATGCTGGGCACGGTTGCGGCGATCGAGGCCGACCTCATGCGGGACGGGCTGCTTCTGCGCTACCGCACCGCAGCATCCGTCGACGGGCTTTCGCCGGGTGAGCATCCGTTCCTCGCGTGTTCCTTCTGGCTCGTGGAGCAATACGCCCTGTCAGATCGACTCGACGACGCGACGACACTGATGAACAGGCTCGTGGGGTTCGTCAACGACGTGGGCCTGCTGTCGGAGGAATACGACGTCACCAACGGACATCAGGCCGGAAACACGCCGCAGGCCCTGTCTCATCTCGCGCTCGTTCGGGCGTCCGGCGCGATCGTCGCGGGCACGGCCTCACCGCTTCGCGCCCTCGTGCACTGAGCGACCGCCGTACAACCTTGTCGGCGTTTCTTTGTAGGTTCTCTCCGGAAAACCCGCACCGGCGAATCCTAGATTAAGAATCATGTCAACACACACTCTCCCCGCCCGCGATCTCGCACAGATCGCGATCTTCGCCGCCCTCATTGCCGCCCTCGGACTGCCGGGTGCCCTCGCGATCGGCGCGGTCGCGGTTCCCATCACGTTCCAGACTCTCGGAGTCATGCTGGCCGGCGCCGTACTTGGCGCCCGCAAGGGCTTTCTAGCTGTGCTGCTCTTTCTCGCGCTCACGGCGGCCGGCCTCCCCCTGCTATCGGGCGGGCGCGGCGGCCTGGTCTGGTTCACCACGAGCCCCTCGGCTGGCTACCTCTATGGCTGGCTCCTCGGCGTGTTCGTGATCGGGTACCTCACCAGTCGGCTGCTGCCGAGGTACCCCTTCTGGCCGGCCCTCGGCGCGACCACACTCGGGGGAATTCTGGCCATTTACCTGCTCGGCATACCGGTGACGGCCTTCAATCTCGGACTCCCGCTCTGGGTGGCCGTCGTCGACAGCGCCAAATTCCTGCCCGGAGACGTCATCAAGGTTGTCGTCACGGTTCTTGTGGCGGGCCAGGTGCACCGTGCCTACCCGGGACTCATCACGGGCCGCCCCCGGCCCAGCGCCACAGCAGATACCGCCGCAGTGCCGTCCGCCGCGACGACGGCCGAGTAGACCGTGGGCACGATCTCCTTTGACGATGTGTGCCACTCTTTCGGCGATCGATCCGTGCTACGCGGAATCAACCTGACGCTCACTGAACACCGCATCGGAATCGTCGGCGCCAACGGGTCGGGAAAGTCCACCCTCGCCCGCATGATCAACGGGCTCGTCGTCCCCACGTCGGGCACCGTCACGGTGGACGGTCTCAACGTGGCGCGCCTGGGCAAAGATGTGCGCAAACGCGTGGGCTTCGTCTTCACCAACCCCGACAATCAGATCGTGATGCCCACCGTGCAGGAAGACGTGGCCTTCACCCTGCGTCGCCGCGGACTCACGAGCGAGCAGATCGCCGAGCGCACCGCGGCGGCCCTCGAGCGTTTCGGCCTCAGCGCCCACGCCGAGCATCCGGCGCACCGGCTCTCGGGCGGCCAGAAGCAGCTGCTCGCCCTCGCGGCCGTGCTGGTCTCAGAACCCGCCATCGTCGTGGCCGACGAACCGACCACCCTTCTCGACGCCCGCAATGCCCGACGCATTTCCGAGCTGTTGCAGACCCTGGGCCAGCAGGTAATCATGGTGACACACCACCTCGAGCTCCTCGAAGCCTTCGACAGGGTGATCGTGATCGAAGACGGCCACGTCTTGGCCGACGGTCCCCCCTCCGATGCCCTGTCGGCATATCGGGCGCTCGTGTCGTGATCGGTCTCTACAGCCCCGGAGACTCGATCGTGCATCGGACTCCCGCCCTGCTCAAGCTGCTGCTGCTTTCGATCGCCGTGGTGGTCATCAGCTCGTCTGGCAGTTTGATCATGCTGGGCGTCGCGGGCGCCGGAGTGGTGACCCTCTTTCTCCTGGCCCGGGTGCCGGTGGGCGCAGCCGCAGCCCAGGTTGTTCCCATCCTGTGGCTACTCGCCATCGCGGTGCCCGTGCAAGGACTCCTGGCGGGGTGGGTCGTGGCCGGACTGATGGCCGGCCGCCTAGTACTTGCCGTGGCCCTCGCCGCGCTGTTCACCCTCACGACCACGGTGACCGCGGTGCTCGAGGCATTCGAGAAAGTACTCAAGCCCTTCGGCCGTTGGATAGATTCCGAGCGGATCGGCCTGCTCGTGGCCCTGACCATCCGCTGTAT is a genomic window containing:
- a CDS encoding bifunctional alpha,alpha-trehalose-phosphate synthase (UDP-forming)/trehalose-phosphatase — encoded protein: MAQPAATAPSAPVGTFTFVVVSNRLPVDFDEAADGTTAWRTSPGGLVTALEPLMRTSGGAWVGWPGVADRHFEPFENDGMSLIPVRLSEQELEEYYEGFSNDTLWPLYHDVIAPPSFHRETWDAYVAVNRRFADAAMRAAAPGATVWVHDYQLQLVPRMLRDARPDLVIGFFNHIPFPPYGIYAQLPWRKQILHGLLGADVIGFQRVADAGNFSQAVRRLFGFPTRGVVIDVPAEDGGTRRVVAKHFPISIDAAGYEEIARRPEVQARARQIRDDLGNPKTLMLGVDRLDYTKGIGHRIKAFGELLADGRLSVEDVTLVQIASPSRERVGTYMALRDEIELAVGRLNGDFSTISHTAISYHHHGYPREEMVAMYLAADVMLVTALRDGMNLVAKEYVAVRFDGDGVLVLSEFAGAADELKQAILINPHDIEGTKDAIVTAVEMPRRDRTRRMRSLRRKVFDRDVAAWSASFLRALTGGAAVQAGMPDDLRTSIHELVTADTLLVALDFDGTLAPHVDKPDDARAIAGTREAVQRLLDLPGVRVAFVSGRALVSLRHVADPQNGVLLTGSHGIEIQLDTPGIELNLVSEELQQLDTLGRILEAISESVDGTSVERKPAGIALHTRLASAEGAVAAQSEARRQLGEELPGLTVRDGKNVLEFSVRSVTKGQAIELLRAHTGADRMLYAGDDVTDEDAFAVLRDKDVGVKIGLGPTLAGYRVRSPAEVTQLLTLVAEAREATNR
- the ilvD gene encoding dihydroxy-acid dehydratase, yielding MSEIDLKPRSRDVTDGIEATTSRGMLRAVGMGDDDWDKPQIGIASSWNEITPCNLSLDRLAQAAKEGVHSGGGYPLQFGTISVSDGISMGHEGMHFSLVSREVIADSVEVVMQAERLDGSVLLAGCDKSLPGMLMAAARLDLASVFLYAGSIAPGWVKLSDGTEKAITIIDSFEAVGAVKAGRMSVEDAKRIECAFAPGEGACGGMYTANTMASVAEALGMSLPGSASPASADRRRDYFAHRSGEAVVNMLRLGITARDILTRKAFENAIAVAMAFGGSTNVVLHLLAIAREAEVELDLDDFNRIGDKVPHIGDLKPFGKYVMNDVDRQGGVPAVMRALLEAGLIHGDALTVTGKTVAENLAEIDPPALDGEVLRTLDNPIHASGGITILKGSFAPEGAVVKTAGFDASIFEGPARVFERERAAMDALTEGQIHKGDVVVIRYEGPKGGPGMREMLSITAAIKGAGLGKDVLLLTDGRFSGGTTGLCIGHIAPEAVDAGPIAFVRDGDLIRVDIAARTLDLLVATAELDARRNGWAPLPPRYTRGVLAKYAKLVHSAAEGAITG
- a CDS encoding glycoside hydrolase family 15 protein translates to MALNIEDYALISDCHTAALVGCDGSIDWLCLPRYDSASMFGALLGTEDHGRWMLAPTDANATCTRSYVDETFILSTVWTTKDGSVEVLDFMPHGDKRADLVRRVRGITGTVHMQQDLRMRFGYGSTIPWVRQLRNEDVHGLIAVAGPDAVVIRGPRLHAADHRHSSTFTVSTDEIVDIEMTWYRSERSIPPAVDIDAVLKATAEWWTGWAVCCTHQGPYHDAVVRSMLVLRALTHEDTGGIVAAATTSLPEEFGGSRNWDYRYVWLRDASLTLEVLLSHGYENEAEGWRAWLLRAIAGDPNDVQIMYGLSGERDLPERELTSLPGYRGAGPVRVGNGAVSQFQSDVIGEVMVALHAARIAGVGETEFSWPLQRSLMHFLEENWRRPDQGIWEVRGPAREFTHSRVMVWAAFDRAVRGITEFGLDGPLEKWTALRDEVRRDIELRGFSTARNSYTQSFGGTEVDASLLVLAQVGFCEPTDARMLGTVAAIEADLMRDGLLLRYRTAASVDGLSPGEHPFLACSFWLVEQYALSDRLDDATTLMNRLVGFVNDVGLLSEEYDVTNGHQAGNTPQALSHLALVRASGAIVAGTASPLRALVH
- a CDS encoding biotin transporter BioY; this translates as MSTHTLPARDLAQIAIFAALIAALGLPGALAIGAVAVPITFQTLGVMLAGAVLGARKGFLAVLLFLALTAAGLPLLSGGRGGLVWFTTSPSAGYLYGWLLGVFVIGYLTSRLLPRYPFWPALGATTLGGILAIYLLGIPVTAFNLGLPLWVAVVDSAKFLPGDVIKVVVTVLVAGQVHRAYPGLITGRPRPSATADTAAVPSAATTAE